One part of the Rhizobium rhizogenes genome encodes these proteins:
- a CDS encoding DEAD/DEAH box helicase — protein MTDTQGIAPAIAQALEKRGYKDLTPVQKAMLAPELAEKDALVSAQTGSGKTVAFGIALAPTLLPENGRFGQASAPLALAIAPTRELAMQVKRELEWLYEFAGVSIASCVGGMDIRTERRALERGAHIVVGTPGRLCDHIKRGALDLSSIRAVVLDEADEMLDLGFREDLEFILEESPETRRTLMFSATVPRSIAKLAESYQKNAVRIATASEQKQHVDIEYRAMLVTPADRENAIINALRFYEARNAIVFCSTRAAVNHLTARLNNRGFAVVALSGELTQNERTHALQAMRDGRARVCVATDVAARGIDLPGLELVIHADLPTNSETLLHRSGRTGRAGQKGVSAIVVPVNQRRKAERLLDGAKVSPAWVRPPSAEEIVERDGARLLADPSLTEAVAEDERDFVTRLLEQHGAEKVAAAFVRLYHAGRSAPEDIAEVSLDNNRKPRRDSFETVENNAPRRERSDFADSAWFSLSVGRKQSAEPRWLIPMLCRFGKITRQDIGAIRMQQTETFVELAADAVDRFTSAIGKDMTLEKGIRLKALEGKPEMTGGFREDTRPAKAQRKFGKSDHAGGERDDRKGGDDKPWKKKKPFGDKPKYEGKKDKPFEKRGPKPTKG, from the coding sequence ATGACAGACACCCAGGGTATCGCCCCGGCGATCGCGCAGGCGTTGGAAAAACGCGGCTATAAAGACTTGACCCCCGTGCAGAAGGCCATGCTTGCGCCGGAACTGGCCGAAAAGGACGCGCTGGTTTCCGCGCAGACCGGTTCCGGCAAGACGGTCGCCTTCGGCATTGCACTGGCGCCGACCCTTCTGCCGGAAAATGGCCGCTTTGGTCAGGCTTCCGCACCGCTGGCGCTTGCCATCGCGCCGACCCGCGAACTGGCCATGCAGGTGAAGCGCGAGCTGGAATGGCTTTACGAATTCGCCGGGGTCTCCATCGCATCCTGCGTCGGCGGCATGGATATCCGCACCGAGCGCCGGGCGCTGGAGCGTGGCGCCCATATCGTCGTCGGCACCCCCGGGCGTCTGTGCGACCACATCAAGCGCGGCGCGCTTGATCTCTCCTCGATCCGCGCCGTGGTGCTGGACGAGGCGGACGAGATGCTCGATCTCGGTTTCCGCGAGGATCTGGAATTCATTCTGGAGGAATCCCCGGAAACCCGCCGCACCCTGATGTTCTCGGCCACCGTGCCGCGCAGCATCGCCAAGCTGGCCGAAAGCTACCAGAAGAACGCAGTACGCATCGCCACCGCTTCCGAACAGAAGCAGCATGTGGATATCGAATATCGCGCCATGCTGGTAACACCGGCCGACCGCGAGAACGCCATCATCAATGCGCTGCGCTTTTACGAAGCCCGCAACGCCATCGTCTTCTGCTCCACCCGTGCGGCAGTGAACCATCTGACGGCGCGGCTCAACAATCGCGGCTTTGCCGTCGTTGCTCTCTCCGGCGAACTCACCCAGAACGAGCGCACCCACGCGCTGCAGGCCATGCGCGACGGCCGCGCCCGCGTCTGCGTGGCGACCGACGTTGCCGCCCGCGGCATCGACCTGCCGGGTCTCGAACTCGTCATCCATGCCGACCTGCCGACCAATTCCGAAACGCTTCTGCACCGCTCCGGCCGTACCGGCCGCGCCGGGCAGAAGGGCGTCAGCGCCATCGTCGTGCCGGTCAACCAGCGCCGCAAGGCAGAACGCCTGCTGGACGGCGCCAAGGTCAGCCCGGCATGGGTTCGCCCGCCATCGGCCGAAGAGATCGTCGAGCGTGATGGCGCCCGTCTTCTGGCCGATCCGTCGCTCACCGAGGCCGTGGCCGAGGACGAACGCGATTTCGTCACCAGACTGCTCGAACAGCACGGCGCGGAAAAAGTCGCCGCCGCTTTCGTGCGCCTTTACCACGCCGGACGTTCCGCGCCCGAAGACATCGCCGAAGTCTCGCTGGACAACAATCGCAAGCCGCGCCGCGACAGTTTCGAGACGGTCGAAAACAATGCGCCGCGCCGCGAACGCTCCGATTTCGCTGACAGCGCCTGGTTTTCGCTGTCCGTCGGCCGCAAGCAGAGCGCCGAGCCCCGCTGGCTGATCCCCATGCTCTGCCGTTTCGGCAAGATCACCCGCCAGGATATTGGCGCGATCCGCATGCAGCAGACGGAGACTTTCGTGGAACTGGCGGCCGATGCCGTCGATCGCTTCACCTCCGCCATCGGCAAGGACATGACGCTCGAAAAGGGCATTCGCCTGAAGGCGCTCGAAGGCAAGCCGGAAATGACCGGCGGCTTCCGCGAAGACACGCGCCCGGCAAAGGCGCAGCGCAAATTCGGCAAATCGGACCATGCCGGCGGCGAGCGTGACGACCGCAAGGGTGGTGACGACAAGCCCTGGAAAAAGAAGAAGCCCTTCGGCGACAAGCCGAAATACGAGGGCAAGAAGGACAAGCCCTTCGAAAAGCGTGGACCGAAGCCGACGAAGGGCTGA
- a CDS encoding TetR/AcrR family transcriptional regulator, which translates to MEKAQDKKTARDRPYHHGNLVDELVAATIAIIEERGAENVSVREAAKRAGVSPGAPFRHFRSKTALMTAVAEQAMNRLTESVETARAQAGDEEPLVAFEAIGHGYLRWALANPTHFEVISSRTLIDFNSSDILRKQNDAIRRLMISLLMQARENGQLPHGLDLDQLVLGARALVYGLARMAIDGHFPEWHVAEPPSEAMHKTLHLFIGQLTRS; encoded by the coding sequence ATGGAAAAAGCTCAGGACAAGAAGACGGCGCGCGACAGGCCCTACCACCACGGCAACCTTGTCGATGAACTTGTTGCGGCAACGATCGCAATCATCGAGGAACGGGGCGCTGAAAATGTTTCCGTCCGTGAGGCCGCCAAGCGTGCCGGCGTCTCGCCGGGAGCGCCATTCAGGCATTTCCGTTCAAAAACGGCCTTGATGACCGCTGTTGCGGAGCAGGCCATGAACCGGCTGACGGAATCCGTCGAAACCGCGAGAGCGCAGGCCGGCGATGAGGAGCCGCTTGTCGCCTTCGAAGCCATTGGCCACGGTTATCTGCGCTGGGCGCTGGCCAATCCGACGCATTTTGAGGTCATAAGTTCGCGAACGCTGATCGACTTCAATTCGTCCGATATTTTACGTAAGCAGAACGACGCCATAAGGCGCCTGATGATCAGCCTGTTGATGCAGGCGCGTGAAAACGGCCAGCTCCCCCACGGCCTCGATCTGGATCAACTCGTGCTGGGCGCCCGCGCGCTGGTCTATGGCCTTGCCCGCATGGCAATCGATGGACATTTTCCGGAATGGCATGTTGCCGAGCCTCCTTCGGAGGCAATGCACAAAACGCTGCATCTGTTCATAGGGCAGCTCACCAGAAGCTGA
- a CDS encoding saccharopine dehydrogenase family protein, producing the protein MKKNVLIIGAGGVAQVVAHKCAQNSDVLGDIHIASRTLGKCRKIVESVREKKSLKTDVKLEAHALDAMDIEATKALIRKTGVEIVINVGSAFVNMSVLRACMDTGVAYMDTAIHEDPTKICETPPWYGNYEWKRAQECKEKGVTAILGVGFDPGVVNAYARLAKDEYFDKVTSVDIVDINAGSHGRWFSTNFDPEINFREFTGVVYSWQKGEWQTNQMFEVGQEFDLPVVGKQKAYMTGHDEVHSLSKNMDGADVRFWMGFGDHYINVFTVLKNLGLLSEKPVKTAEGLEVVPLKVVKAVLPDPSSLAPDYVGKTCIGDVVKGIKDGKEREVFIYNVADHKEAYEEVGSQGISYTAGVPPVAAAMLIATGEWDVKQMANVEELPPKPFLNLLNRIGLPNRIKDENGDRALTF; encoded by the coding sequence ATGAAGAAGAACGTTCTGATCATCGGCGCCGGTGGCGTAGCACAGGTCGTGGCGCATAAATGCGCCCAGAACAGCGATGTATTGGGAGACATTCATATTGCGTCACGGACTTTGGGAAAGTGCCGCAAGATTGTCGAGTCCGTACGCGAAAAGAAGAGCCTCAAGACAGATGTGAAACTTGAGGCCCATGCGCTTGACGCGATGGATATCGAGGCGACGAAAGCCTTGATCAGGAAAACCGGCGTGGAAATCGTCATCAACGTCGGTTCGGCTTTCGTCAACATGTCCGTTCTTCGTGCCTGCATGGACACGGGTGTTGCCTATATGGATACCGCGATCCACGAGGATCCGACCAAGATTTGCGAGACGCCGCCGTGGTACGGAAACTACGAGTGGAAGCGCGCGCAAGAGTGCAAGGAAAAAGGCGTGACCGCCATTCTCGGCGTCGGCTTCGATCCGGGCGTGGTGAACGCCTATGCGCGTCTCGCCAAGGATGAGTATTTCGATAAGGTCACCTCGGTCGATATCGTCGATATCAATGCCGGCAGCCACGGCCGCTGGTTCTCCACCAATTTCGACCCGGAAATCAACTTCCGCGAATTCACCGGCGTCGTTTATTCCTGGCAAAAGGGTGAATGGCAGACGAACCAGATGTTCGAAGTCGGCCAGGAATTCGACCTGCCGGTCGTCGGCAAGCAGAAGGCCTATATGACCGGCCATGATGAAGTGCATTCGCTTTCCAAAAATATGGATGGCGCCGATGTGCGCTTCTGGATGGGCTTCGGCGATCATTATATCAATGTCTTCACGGTGCTGAAGAACCTCGGCCTGCTGTCCGAAAAGCCGGTCAAGACGGCCGAGGGTCTGGAAGTCGTGCCGCTCAAGGTGGTCAAGGCCGTCCTTCCCGATCCGTCTTCGCTGGCGCCTGATTATGTCGGCAAGACCTGCATCGGCGATGTCGTCAAGGGCATCAAGGACGGCAAGGAACGCGAAGTCTTCATCTACAACGTGGCCGACCATAAGGAAGCCTACGAAGAAGTCGGCTCGCAGGGCATTTCCTACACCGCCGGCGTTCCGCCGGTCGCCGCTGCCATGCTCATCGCGACAGGCGAATGGGACGTGAAGCAGATGGCCAATGTGGAAGAGCTGCCGCCGAAGCCGTTCCTCAACCTCCTGAACAGGATCGGCCTGCCGAACCGCATCAAGGACGAGAACGGCGACCGCGCGCTCACATTCTGA
- the nspC gene encoding carboxynorspermidine decarboxylase, with translation MLQTPYYLIDKTKLLRNMEKIAYVREKSGAKALLALKCFATWSVFDFMSQYMDGTTSSSLYEVRLGREKFGGETHAYSVAYADYEIDEVIANADKIIFNSIGQLERFADKASGITRGLRLNPQVSSSSFDLADPARPFSRLGEWDVAKVDKVMDRISGFMIHNNCENGDFSLFDRMLTQIEEKFGSLLSRAEWVSLGGGIHFTGDNYPLDQFCDRLAAFSEKYGVQVYLEPGEASITKSTTLEVTVLDTLFNGKNLAIVDSSIEAHMLDLLIYRETAKVSPNEGEHPYMVCGKSCLAGDIFGDFRFDKELKVGDRISFQDAAGYTMVKKNWFNGVKMPAIAIKELDGTVRAVREFDFADFEQSLS, from the coding sequence ATGCTCCAGACGCCCTATTACCTCATCGACAAGACAAAACTTCTTCGCAACATGGAGAAGATTGCCTATGTGCGGGAAAAATCCGGCGCCAAGGCGCTCTTGGCGCTGAAATGCTTCGCCACATGGTCGGTGTTCGATTTCATGTCGCAATATATGGATGGCACCACCTCGTCCTCGCTTTACGAGGTGCGTCTCGGCCGCGAGAAATTCGGCGGCGAGACCCATGCCTATTCCGTCGCCTATGCCGATTATGAAATCGACGAGGTGATTGCGAATGCCGACAAGATCATCTTCAATTCGATCGGTCAGCTGGAGCGTTTCGCCGACAAGGCGTCCGGCATTACGCGCGGTCTGCGCCTCAACCCGCAGGTCAGCTCCTCAAGCTTCGATCTTGCCGATCCCGCGCGCCCGTTCAGCCGGCTGGGCGAATGGGACGTGGCCAAGGTCGACAAGGTCATGGACCGCATTTCCGGCTTCATGATCCACAACAATTGCGAAAACGGCGATTTCTCCCTGTTCGACCGGATGTTGACGCAGATCGAGGAAAAGTTCGGATCGCTGCTGTCGCGCGCCGAATGGGTGAGCCTCGGTGGTGGCATCCACTTCACCGGTGACAATTATCCGCTCGACCAGTTCTGCGACCGATTGGCGGCGTTTTCGGAAAAATACGGCGTGCAGGTCTATCTGGAGCCGGGCGAAGCCTCGATTACGAAGAGCACGACGCTGGAAGTGACGGTTCTCGACACGCTGTTCAACGGCAAGAATCTGGCCATCGTCGACAGCTCCATCGAAGCCCATATGCTCGATCTGCTGATCTATCGCGAAACCGCCAAGGTTTCGCCGAACGAGGGCGAGCATCCCTATATGGTCTGCGGCAAGTCCTGCCTTGCCGGCGATATTTTCGGCGACTTCCGCTTCGACAAGGAACTGAAGGTCGGCGACCGCATCTCCTTCCAGGATGCGGCCGGCTACACCATGGTCAAGAAGAACTGGTTCAACGGCGTGAAGATGCCGGCGATCGCCATCAAGGAACTGGACGGCACCGTTCGCGCCGTTCGTGAATTCGACTTTGCCGATTTCGAGCAAAGCCTGTCTTAA
- a CDS encoding YqjD family protein: MASVRSSVNDKIQQSLENGDAADVAAQLAQLREDLANLAKSVKALGVGASHELKAQAARVADDALTASGEMADSVRSEISTLNDNLTDHVQKNPLQSLGIAVGVGFVLALLTRR, translated from the coding sequence ATGGCAAGCGTGCGTAGCAGCGTGAATGACAAGATCCAGCAATCCCTCGAAAACGGTGATGCGGCCGATGTGGCAGCGCAGCTCGCCCAGCTTCGCGAAGATCTGGCAAATCTTGCCAAGAGCGTGAAGGCGCTCGGCGTCGGAGCATCGCACGAACTGAAGGCGCAGGCAGCCCGGGTGGCCGATGATGCGCTCACTGCTTCCGGAGAGATGGCCGACAGCGTCCGCAGCGAAATCTCCACGCTGAACGACAATCTGACAGACCACGTCCAGAAAAATCCGCTCCAGTCCCTCGGCATCGCCGTCGGCGTCGGTTTCGTGCTTGCCCTTCTCACACGTCGATAA
- the galE gene encoding UDP-glucose 4-epimerase GalE, whose protein sequence is MKKKVLVVGGAGYIGSHTCLLLSERGYEPVVFDNLSNGHEEFVRWGPFEQGDIRDRARLDEVFAKHRPEAVLHFAALIEVGESVKQPVAFYDNNVIGSLNLLSAAIDAGVTAFVFSSTCATYGLPEQVPIDETHRQAPINPYGRTKWVVEQALKDYSTYKGLRSVMLRYFNAAGADFEGRIGEWHKPETHAIPLAIEAALGRRQGFKVFGTDYDTRDGTCVRDYIHILDLADAHVRAVDYLLAGGETVELNLGTGTGTTVKELLAAISDVSGRPFPVEYTGRRDGDSTTLVANNDKAREVLGWEPRYSLSDIIRSAWAWHSSRNAGD, encoded by the coding sequence ATGAAGAAGAAAGTCCTTGTCGTCGGCGGTGCCGGCTATATCGGTTCGCACACCTGCCTTCTCCTGTCTGAGCGAGGATATGAACCGGTCGTTTTCGACAATCTGTCCAACGGGCATGAGGAATTCGTCCGCTGGGGGCCCTTCGAACAGGGCGATATCCGCGACCGGGCGCGGCTCGACGAAGTCTTCGCCAAACACCGGCCGGAAGCCGTTCTGCACTTCGCCGCGCTGATCGAAGTCGGCGAATCGGTCAAGCAGCCCGTCGCCTTCTACGACAACAACGTCATCGGCTCACTCAACCTGCTCTCGGCCGCCATCGATGCCGGCGTCACCGCCTTCGTGTTTTCCTCCACCTGCGCCACCTACGGACTGCCGGAACAGGTGCCGATCGACGAGACGCACCGGCAGGCGCCGATCAACCCCTATGGCCGCACCAAATGGGTGGTGGAGCAGGCGCTGAAGGACTACAGCACCTATAAGGGGCTGCGTTCGGTCATGCTGCGCTACTTCAATGCCGCGGGCGCGGATTTCGAAGGCCGGATCGGCGAATGGCACAAGCCCGAAACCCATGCGATCCCGCTGGCCATCGAGGCGGCTCTCGGACGGCGTCAGGGCTTCAAGGTGTTCGGCACGGATTACGACACGCGCGACGGCACCTGTGTGCGTGACTACATTCACATTCTCGACCTTGCCGATGCGCATGTGCGGGCGGTGGATTATCTGCTCGCCGGCGGCGAAACCGTGGAACTCAATCTCGGCACAGGCACCGGCACCACGGTAAAGGAACTGCTGGCAGCAATATCCGACGTTTCCGGCCGCCCCTTCCCGGTCGAATATACCGGGCGGCGCGACGGCGATTCCACCACCCTTGTCGCCAATAATGACAAGGCGAGAGAAGTTCTCGGGTGGGAACCGCGTTATTCGCTGTCGGATATCATCAGATCCGCCTGGGCATGGCATTCCTCGCGCAACGCCGGAGATTGA
- a CDS encoding PRC-barrel domain-containing protein has product MTKKLTILVTAALMGTTAFAPLAIAQGTTQPAPANPGAQTEPATPPATPMTPAAPSANDSAATTTGGAYITEQGETQISANDYIGKSVYTAADESIGNVTNLIMEEDGGLVAAVIGVGGFLGIGAKDVAVPMDKVTMTRNAQDGTIRLTTTETAETLKAAPEFKTLEQKASEKNAVTPAVPDSTTTSATKP; this is encoded by the coding sequence ATGACAAAGAAACTTACGATACTCGTCACCGCCGCCCTGATGGGCACGACGGCTTTCGCGCCGCTGGCCATCGCTCAGGGCACCACCCAGCCCGCACCGGCAAATCCGGGCGCGCAGACAGAGCCGGCAACGCCGCCTGCAACTCCGATGACGCCTGCCGCCCCTTCGGCCAATGACAGCGCTGCCACGACCACCGGCGGCGCCTATATAACCGAGCAGGGCGAAACCCAGATCAGCGCCAATGACTATATCGGCAAGTCGGTCTACACCGCAGCCGATGAGAGCATCGGTAACGTCACCAATCTCATCATGGAAGAAGATGGCGGCCTCGTCGCGGCCGTGATCGGTGTCGGCGGTTTCCTCGGCATCGGCGCAAAGGATGTGGCCGTGCCGATGGACAAGGTGACGATGACCCGCAATGCGCAGGACGGTACCATCCGTCTGACGACCACGGAAACGGCGGAAACGCTGAAGGCTGCGCCCGAATTCAAGACGCTGGAACAGAAGGCCAGCGAGAAGAATGCGGTAACTCCGGCTGTGCCGGACAGCACGACGACATCCGCGACCAAGCCTTGA
- a CDS encoding sensor histidine kinase: MPPPGDRLKDMISALRRRSANFFPTASIGTYLVVMATVITLPLILFVGYLMLRLEAEKRDDLQRETIEDVRVVSRNIDRRLQEMATSLNLLSQFPELESGNLAAFQGRVAESLKREGLYALLATKDGQQRLNTRLPYGQPLGKVPAEANLARAIDSGRITVSDMFFGSTSKEWVFNVTMPLDPDLGSAGDALILTQNASDLSRLIPTENLPRNWAVAIIDGTNRVVVSSAQDEAEVGKPFVNPAILSEMQAFSGNFFDGKGNLYAYAQLPGWQWKTVMWGPLAASQAALIDTWRQMMIGSLVLVLIAIGGAYLVGRQLRSSIRDLTHMAERIGEGEIVAPVDTKIKEANQVAIALSNASFDRSQSEERLQLLLHELVHRSKNILTLVQAMIRQLGRENKSIPEFQKEVDHRLRGLGMSIRALAEVQWQGLPIRKLIETHLDVFGTVAERVVLEGEDFMLSPEAAQNFGLVVHELTTNSIKYGALSVPAGKIIVSWKPLEKDGRQMLHLVWTETGGPPATEPSRKGFGTTVIKRHAEGAFGGHVTTEYRDTGFEWSLEAPMRYFAPKRPEQTH, translated from the coding sequence ATGCCTCCACCCGGCGACAGACTGAAAGACATGATCTCGGCTTTGCGTCGGCGCAGCGCGAATTTTTTCCCGACCGCCTCAATCGGCACCTATCTGGTGGTGATGGCAACCGTCATCACCCTGCCGCTGATTCTTTTCGTCGGCTATCTGATGCTGCGGCTTGAAGCCGAAAAACGCGACGACCTGCAGAGGGAAACCATCGAGGATGTCCGGGTCGTCAGCCGCAACATCGACCGTCGCCTGCAGGAAATGGCCACCTCGCTCAACCTGCTGTCGCAGTTTCCCGAGCTTGAGAGCGGCAATCTCGCGGCGTTTCAGGGGCGTGTCGCCGAAAGCCTGAAAAGGGAGGGCCTTTACGCCCTTCTTGCCACCAAGGACGGCCAGCAGCGCCTCAACACCCGGCTGCCCTATGGCCAGCCTCTCGGCAAGGTGCCGGCCGAGGCAAATCTGGCCAGGGCGATCGATTCCGGCCGTATCACCGTTTCCGACATGTTTTTCGGCTCTACCAGCAAGGAATGGGTATTCAACGTCACCATGCCGCTCGATCCGGACCTCGGATCGGCCGGCGACGCGCTGATCCTGACGCAGAATGCCAGTGATCTCAGCCGGCTCATTCCCACGGAAAACCTGCCGCGCAACTGGGCGGTCGCCATCATCGACGGCACCAACCGCGTCGTCGTTTCCAGCGCGCAGGATGAGGCGGAAGTGGGCAAGCCCTTTGTCAACCCCGCCATACTTTCGGAAATGCAGGCCTTCAGCGGCAATTTTTTCGATGGCAAGGGCAATCTCTACGCCTATGCGCAATTGCCGGGCTGGCAATGGAAGACCGTGATGTGGGGACCGCTGGCCGCAAGCCAGGCGGCGCTGATCGACACCTGGCGGCAGATGATGATCGGCAGCCTTGTGCTGGTGCTGATCGCCATCGGCGGCGCCTATCTGGTCGGCCGGCAATTGCGCAGTTCCATCCGCGATCTGACCCACATGGCCGAGCGTATCGGTGAAGGCGAGATCGTGGCCCCCGTCGATACCAAGATAAAGGAGGCCAACCAGGTCGCCATCGCGCTTTCCAACGCCTCCTTCGACAGGAGCCAGTCGGAAGAGCGGCTGCAACTGCTGCTGCACGAACTGGTTCACCGCTCCAAGAACATCCTGACGCTGGTTCAGGCGATGATACGGCAACTGGGCCGGGAAAATAAAAGCATTCCGGAGTTCCAGAAGGAGGTCGACCACCGCCTGCGCGGTCTCGGCATGTCCATCCGCGCACTGGCGGAGGTTCAGTGGCAGGGCCTGCCGATCCGCAAGCTGATCGAGACCCATCTCGACGTTTTCGGCACCGTGGCCGAACGTGTCGTGCTGGAGGGAGAGGATTTCATGCTTTCGCCGGAAGCGGCGCAGAATTTCGGGCTCGTGGTGCATGAGCTGACGACGAACTCCATCAAATATGGCGCCCTTTCGGTTCCGGCCGGAAAGATAATTGTAAGCTGGAAGCCGCTCGAAAAAGACGGTCGGCAGATGCTGCATCTCGTCTGGACGGAAACAGGCGGGCCACCCGCGACCGAGCCGAGCCGCAAGGGTTTCGGTACCACCGTCATCAAACGACACGCGGAAGGCGCGTTCGGCGGGCATGTGACGACGGAATATCGCGACACCGGTTTTGAATGGTCTCTGGAAGCGCCGATGCGCTATTTCGCCCCCAAGCGGCCCGAGCAGACGCATTGA
- a CDS encoding sensor histidine kinase translates to MHRLAWHNAERDEGELHDSLILALLDSGETVLLQDWNRDYIFVANLPDVWKLPADSHPTDEILFGNDLSVRLAELKKDMVTAGSRGMLEVNAGKDRVFQFQVHSTFNQSNQMVMKTTIREVTAERRREQLLRSLLREVSHRSKNLLAIIQSLAGQTARFSLTKDDFLRKFRGRLHALAQSQDLITDSDWRGARIFELLRQQFDLYVPEYPNLIHMEGENLLLNPNGALYIGLAFHELVVNTVSHSGNLAYHPPISLQCRQDGDFYIVEWNEPMMPSKEPVEARRGSFGSVVLEKVVPSALGGSAEYQLTPERIVYRLKFPSGDGADS, encoded by the coding sequence TTGCATCGGCTGGCATGGCATAACGCGGAGAGGGACGAGGGCGAGCTGCACGATTCGCTTATCCTTGCCTTGCTCGATTCGGGTGAGACAGTCCTGCTCCAGGACTGGAACCGCGACTATATATTCGTTGCCAATCTTCCCGATGTCTGGAAGCTGCCAGCCGATTCCCATCCCACCGATGAAATTCTGTTCGGCAATGACCTGTCGGTCCGGCTTGCCGAGCTGAAAAAGGATATGGTGACGGCGGGCAGCCGTGGCATGCTGGAAGTCAATGCCGGCAAGGACCGTGTCTTCCAGTTCCAGGTCCATTCGACCTTCAATCAGTCAAACCAGATGGTGATGAAAACCACCATTCGCGAAGTGACGGCGGAAAGGCGGCGCGAGCAGCTTTTGCGCTCGCTGCTGCGCGAGGTCAGCCACCGCTCCAAGAACCTTTTGGCGATCATCCAGAGCCTTGCCGGCCAGACGGCCCGCTTCAGCCTCACCAAGGATGATTTTTTGCGCAAGTTCCGGGGCCGGCTGCACGCGCTTGCCCAGAGCCAGGATCTCATCACGGATTCGGACTGGCGCGGCGCGCGCATATTCGAGCTTCTCCGGCAGCAATTCGATCTCTATGTGCCGGAATATCCCAACCTCATCCACATGGAAGGCGAGAACCTTCTGCTCAACCCGAACGGGGCGCTTTATATCGGGCTCGCCTTTCACGAACTGGTGGTCAATACCGTCAGCCACAGCGGCAATCTCGCCTATCATCCGCCGATCTCTCTTCAGTGTCGGCAGGACGGCGATTTTTATATCGTCGAGTGGAACGAGCCGATGATGCCGTCGAAGGAACCGGTGGAGGCCCGGCGCGGCAGCTTCGGCAGCGTGGTGCTGGAAAAGGTGGTGCCTTCCGCCCTCGGAGGGAGCGCCGAATACCAGCTGACACCGGAGCGGATCGTCTACCGCCTGAAGTTCCCTTCGGGTGACGGCGCGGATTCCTGA
- a CDS encoding response regulator: MSVSTRIAPHLPYLRRFARAVCGSQSTGDAYVAATLEALIADISIFPQTTSDRVSLYQLFVSIFSSVTINIKADENLSGWEKRASANLSAVPPLARQAFLLTTVEEFTPSEAAEVLKVSEDQVGGLIDEAASEIARQVATDIMIIEDEPLIAMDIEQMVTDLGHRVTGIARTHTEALDLFHRTQPKMILADIQLADGSSGLDAMKDILQMTTLPVIFITAFPERLLTGERPEPTFLVTKPFNPDMVKALISQALFFNESSRVAA, encoded by the coding sequence ATGTCAGTTTCTACACGCATCGCACCGCACCTGCCATATCTGCGCAGGTTCGCGCGTGCCGTTTGCGGCTCACAATCCACGGGCGATGCCTATGTTGCGGCAACACTCGAAGCTCTGATCGCCGATATCAGCATCTTCCCGCAGACAACCAGCGATCGCGTTTCGCTCTATCAATTGTTCGTATCGATCTTTAGTTCCGTCACGATCAATATTAAGGCCGACGAAAACCTGTCGGGATGGGAAAAGCGCGCTTCCGCGAACCTCTCCGCCGTGCCGCCGCTTGCCCGCCAGGCCTTCCTGCTGACGACGGTTGAGGAATTCACGCCTTCGGAGGCCGCTGAGGTTCTGAAAGTGTCGGAAGACCAGGTCGGCGGACTGATCGACGAAGCGGCTTCCGAAATCGCCCGCCAGGTCGCGACCGATATCATGATCATCGAGGATGAACCCCTCATCGCCATGGATATCGAACAGATGGTCACCGATCTCGGCCACCGTGTCACCGGCATCGCCCGCACACATACCGAGGCGCTCGACCTTTTCCACCGCACCCAGCCGAAAATGATCCTTGCCGATATTCAGCTTGCGGACGGCAGTTCCGGTCTCGACGCGATGAAGGACATCCTGCAGATGACCACCCTCCCGGTCATCTTCATCACGGCCTTCCCCGAGCGTCTTTTGACGGGCGAGCGGCCCGAGCCGACATTCCTTGTGACGAAACCCTTCAATCCGGACATGGTGAAAGCGCTTATCAGCCAGGCCCTGTTTTTCAACGAAAGCTCTCGCGTCGCAGCGTGA
- a CDS encoding NepR family anti-sigma factor encodes MSIFQSDQDQPDNSAAPQVPHSGRAVISRKLRELYDAVQDEGIPDKFLDLLEKLDEAESKAKMKASEE; translated from the coding sequence ATGAGCATATTTCAATCGGACCAAGACCAGCCGGATAATTCGGCCGCCCCCCAGGTTCCGCACTCCGGGCGGGCGGTGATTTCCCGCAAGCTCAGGGAGCTTTATGATGCCGTTCAGGATGAAGGCATCCCTGACAAATTCCTCGACCTTCTCGAAAAACTCGATGAAGCCGAAAGCAAAGCCAAAATGAAGGCTTCGGAGGAATGA